The following are encoded in a window of Rosa chinensis cultivar Old Blush chromosome 4, RchiOBHm-V2, whole genome shotgun sequence genomic DNA:
- the LOC112199102 gene encoding uncharacterized protein LOC112199102 — protein MRLHKLKMNPAKCVFRVQAGDFLGFIVHQWGIEVPDDKANALQGQNEFVWEPKHQEAFDRIKAYLASPPVLVPPRAGFSLKLYISAAEASIGNLLAQVDEEGVEHAILYISRTLIDCETRFGIPEVLISNKGAAFMGGDVEKFINELGIQFVHSTPYYAQSNGQAEASNKIVITL, from the exons ATGCGgctacacaagctcaagatgaaccccGCCAAGTGCGTTTTTAGAGTCCAGGCAGGTGACTTTTTGGGGTTTATAGTCCACCAGTGGGGCATTGAGGTCCCTGACGATAAGGCAAATGCG CTACAAGGACAGAAcgagtttgtgtgggaacctaaacatcaagaggctttcgacagaatcAAGGCCTATCTGGCAAGTCCACCAGTGCTTGTTCCTCCTAGAGCTGGATTTTCATTGAAATTGTacatttcagcagctgaggcttccattggcaatCTCCTCGCTCAGGTTGATGAAGAGGGTGTTGAACATGCCATCCTTTACATCAGTAGGACACTCATAGATTGTGAAACGAG GTTTGGCATCCCTGAGGTGTTGATCTCGAACAAGGGGGCAGCATTCATGGGTGGTGATGTTGAGAAGTTCATCAATGAGTTGGGCATACAGTTTGTCCATAGTACTCCCTATTATGCTCAATCCaacggtcaagcggaggccagtaacaagattgTCATTACCTTATAG